The proteins below are encoded in one region of Chloroflexota bacterium:
- a CDS encoding response regulator, translated as MRILAVDDDPITLKIVSKTLAGAGYDVFTARDGQEALAQVESVRPDLIILDVMLPGMDGYEVLRRLKSRTDAPLLPVLMLTADDTVEGKIKAFTAGAADYLAKPFDAAELVARVKALLRRFAGPAVGAEAVQGTVIAVFSLRGGCGVSTIAANLAAGLAQIWGQPVALVDLALTAGHSALLFNLPLHRTWAGLARIPVAELDADLVERTLLEHPSGVRVLAAPKGPQHAEAVSAEHVAQVVRLLKSRYAYVVLDLPHDLSTTTVAGLDTAHRIVLLMTPDLASAYVTARTLDVFETLEYGKDRIYLILNWTFERGGLARKEMEGFLKHPTSLIIPFAPDPIVRAINTGVPPVLDAPESPLGALLEDLAFTLSTEEHRTRGPASPTAAWERVQRRIRQRQARAERHPASPLRIG; from the coding sequence ATGCGCATTCTAGCGGTAGATGACGATCCCATCACGCTCAAGATCGTCTCCAAGACGCTGGCGGGCGCCGGATATGATGTCTTCACCGCCCGCGACGGGCAGGAAGCCCTGGCGCAGGTGGAGTCCGTTCGGCCGGACTTGATCATCCTGGACGTGATGCTGCCCGGCATGGACGGGTACGAGGTCCTGCGCCGCCTGAAGTCGCGGACCGATGCCCCGCTGTTGCCCGTTCTCATGCTGACCGCCGACGACACCGTGGAGGGGAAGATCAAGGCATTCACGGCCGGAGCCGCGGACTATCTGGCGAAGCCCTTTGACGCGGCGGAACTGGTAGCGCGCGTGAAGGCGCTGCTGCGGCGGTTTGCGGGGCCTGCGGTGGGGGCGGAGGCCGTCCAGGGCACGGTCATCGCGGTCTTCTCGTTGCGCGGCGGGTGTGGCGTGTCCACGATTGCGGCGAACCTGGCGGCGGGGCTGGCGCAGATTTGGGGCCAGCCGGTGGCGTTGGTGGATTTGGCGCTGACGGCCGGGCACAGCGCGCTCCTGTTCAACCTCCCCCTGCATCGCACCTGGGCCGGCCTGGCGCGCATCCCCGTGGCGGAATTGGACGCCGACTTGGTGGAACGCACCCTGCTGGAGCATCCCAGCGGCGTGCGCGTCCTGGCGGCTCCCAAGGGGCCGCAGCATGCCGAGGCGGTCTCGGCCGAGCATGTGGCGCAGGTTGTTCGGCTGCTCAAGTCGCGGTACGCGTATGTGGTGTTGGATTTGCCCCACGACCTTAGCACCACCACCGTGGCGGGGCTGGACACCGCGCATCGCATCGTTCTCCTCATGACGCCCGACCTGGCCTCGGCCTATGTTACGGCACGCACCCTTGACGTTTTTGAAACACTGGAATATGGTAAAGACAGAATCTACCTGATTCTGAACTGGACCTTTGAACGCGGGGGACTGGCCCGCAAGGAGATGGAGGGTTTTCTGAAGCATCCGACGAGCCTCATCATCCCCTTTGCGCCAGACCCGATCGTCAGAGCCATCAACACCGGCGTCCCCCCCGTCCTTGACGCGCCGGAAAGCCCGCTTGGGGCTTTGCTAGAGGACCTGGCCTTCACCTTGAGTACCGAAGAGCACCGAACGCGCGGCCCTGCCAGCCCAACCGCCGCCTGGGAACGGGTGCAGCGCCGCATTCGCCAACGCCAGGCGCGGGCAGAGCGCCATCCGGCAAGTCCCTTGCGAATCGGGTAA